A part of Acropora palmata chromosome 8, jaAcrPala1.3, whole genome shotgun sequence genomic DNA contains:
- the LOC141888757 gene encoding uncharacterized protein LOC141888757 isoform X1 produces MYRASLTCLFRSVSARQNLRFSRILNLPHKVGLLPAKSPSVSVSHYFSRTSFYQDKNEIAQSSNATGRMEEAALSEIIFAMKNVPGLFEIFENFKGTVPMVQRHRVEIFYCVTNIAMGELEQKELLTSELNQNGKKSLFLELLDQITKDISESSERDLAFILWSVGRLKDIVGEMNDLVHACEAEILSRDLKAFDIAAVNQILTGLAACRKKDSEIWSKLEKSILSREIKITDFSNTELVGTLMGFSKARSVTSELFEHYRETIESHKMPSFKDFELSQMVFAFAKKGVEAEKLYSYTEQEIFLRGIKGFLDKNLFLIPWAFANCKSNRRYDQIFQLIDEEFVLRGVQGCPNGVISNLVWCFSKVGLYDAEIFDVVKNEVLVRGVESFHRDYPQLLWSFARAKGSAYPDLNDKIVAWFLSTGLSTKHTKDLCLYTWCFQKLGITSESVYQALEMELLQRNLSRIKFEPLDQLVSGFVFAKRGNRKFFEHLEAVFLKFNLSTLNTSEVVRLLRLFSKMEFKVSEFYHIAEKELLQRGKSQVAIKEIREL; encoded by the coding sequence ATGTACAGAGCAAGTTTAACATGTCTTTTCAGAAGTGTATCTGCAAGGCAGAACCTGAGGTTCAGTCGCATTTTAAACCTACCTCACAAGGTTGGTTTGCTTCCTGCAAAATCCCCAAGTGTTTCTGTAAGTCATTACTTTTCCAGAACATCATTCTATCAAGACAAAAATGAGATCGCTCAATCGTCAAATGCTACTGGTCGCATGGAAGAAGCAGCACTCAGTGAGATTATCTTTGCCATGAAAAACGTTCCtgggttgtttgaaatatttgaaaattttaaaggcACTGTTCCCATGGTCCAGAGGCACAGAGTTGAAATCTTTTATTGTGTTACTAACATTGCAATGGGAGAATTGGAGCAGAAAGAACTATTGACGTCAGAACTGAATCAAAATGGAAAGAAGAGCCTGTTTTTGGAATTGCTTGATCAAATAACAAAAGACATTTCTGAGAGCAGTGAAAGAGACCTTGCATTTATTTTGTGGTCAGTCGGCCGGCTTAAAGACATTGTGGGAGAGATGAATGATCTAGTTCATGCTTGTGAAGCAGAGATTCTGAGCAGGGATCTAAAAGCCTTTGATATTGCAGCTGTAAATCAGATTTTGACAGGActtgctgcttgtcgtaaaaaaGATAGTGAGATTTGGTCAAAGTTGGAGAAATCAATTTTAAGTAgagaaatcaaaataacaGATTTCAGCAATACAGAGCTGGTAGGAACTCTCATGGGCTTTTCAAAGGCGAGAAGTGTAACTTCAGAGTTATTTGAGCATTATCGTGAAACAATAGAATCACACAAAATGCCATCTTTTAAAGATTTTGAACTTTCACAgatggtttttgcttttgccaAAAAAGGTGTTGAGGCTGAAAAACTCTATTCTTACACTGAGCAAGAGATATTTCTGAGAGGAATAAAAGGCTTCCTTGACAAGAACCTCTTCTTAATACCATGGGCTTTTGCTAACTGCAAGTCTAACAGAAGGTATGACCAAATATTTCAACTAATCGATGAAGAATTTGTCTTGCGTGGTGTGCAGGGATGCccaaatggtgtcatttcaaatttagtctggtgtttttcaaaagttgGATTGTATGATGCTGAAATCTTTGATGTTGTCAAGAATGAGGTTTTAGTCCGTGGTGTGGAGTCATTTCACAGAGACTATCCCCAACTCTTGTGGTCTTTTGCAAGAGCAAAGGGGAGTGCTTATCCTGACCTTAATGATAAAATTGTCGCATGGTTTTTATCAACTGGCTTAAGTACAAAGCACACAAAAGACTTGTGTCTGTACACTTGGTGCTTTCAAAAACTTGGAATAACAAGTGAGAGTGTTTATCAAGCACTAGAAATGGAGCTCCTACAACGCAATCTTTCCAGAATTAAATTTGAACCGCTGGACCAGCTAGTTTCAggatttgtttttgcaaagagAGGAAACAGGAAATTCTTTGAACATTTGGAGgctgtattcttgaagttcaacttATCCACTTTGAATACTTCTGAAGTTGTTCGCCTTTTAAGGCTGTTTTCAAAAATGGAATTCAAAGTGTCTGAATTTTATCACATTGCAGAGAAAGAGCTACTTCAGCGGGGAAAATCACAAGTTGCTATAAAGGAGATAAGAGAACTGTAA
- the LOC141888757 gene encoding uncharacterized protein LOC141888757 isoform X2, producing the protein MEEAALSEIIFAMKNVPGLFEIFENFKGTVPMVQRHRVEIFYCVTNIAMGELEQKELLTSELNQNGKKSLFLELLDQITKDISESSERDLAFILWSVGRLKDIVGEMNDLVHACEAEILSRDLKAFDIAAVNQILTGLAACRKKDSEIWSKLEKSILSREIKITDFSNTELVGTLMGFSKARSVTSELFEHYRETIESHKMPSFKDFELSQMVFAFAKKGVEAEKLYSYTEQEIFLRGIKGFLDKNLFLIPWAFANCKSNRRYDQIFQLIDEEFVLRGVQGCPNGVISNLVWCFSKVGLYDAEIFDVVKNEVLVRGVESFHRDYPQLLWSFARAKGSAYPDLNDKIVAWFLSTGLSTKHTKDLCLYTWCFQKLGITSESVYQALEMELLQRNLSRIKFEPLDQLVSGFVFAKRGNRKFFEHLEAVFLKFNLSTLNTSEVVRLLRLFSKMEFKVSEFYHIAEKELLQRGKSQVAIKEIREL; encoded by the coding sequence ATGGAAGAAGCAGCACTCAGTGAGATTATCTTTGCCATGAAAAACGTTCCtgggttgtttgaaatatttgaaaattttaaaggcACTGTTCCCATGGTCCAGAGGCACAGAGTTGAAATCTTTTATTGTGTTACTAACATTGCAATGGGAGAATTGGAGCAGAAAGAACTATTGACGTCAGAACTGAATCAAAATGGAAAGAAGAGCCTGTTTTTGGAATTGCTTGATCAAATAACAAAAGACATTTCTGAGAGCAGTGAAAGAGACCTTGCATTTATTTTGTGGTCAGTCGGCCGGCTTAAAGACATTGTGGGAGAGATGAATGATCTAGTTCATGCTTGTGAAGCAGAGATTCTGAGCAGGGATCTAAAAGCCTTTGATATTGCAGCTGTAAATCAGATTTTGACAGGActtgctgcttgtcgtaaaaaaGATAGTGAGATTTGGTCAAAGTTGGAGAAATCAATTTTAAGTAgagaaatcaaaataacaGATTTCAGCAATACAGAGCTGGTAGGAACTCTCATGGGCTTTTCAAAGGCGAGAAGTGTAACTTCAGAGTTATTTGAGCATTATCGTGAAACAATAGAATCACACAAAATGCCATCTTTTAAAGATTTTGAACTTTCACAgatggtttttgcttttgccaAAAAAGGTGTTGAGGCTGAAAAACTCTATTCTTACACTGAGCAAGAGATATTTCTGAGAGGAATAAAAGGCTTCCTTGACAAGAACCTCTTCTTAATACCATGGGCTTTTGCTAACTGCAAGTCTAACAGAAGGTATGACCAAATATTTCAACTAATCGATGAAGAATTTGTCTTGCGTGGTGTGCAGGGATGCccaaatggtgtcatttcaaatttagtctggtgtttttcaaaagttgGATTGTATGATGCTGAAATCTTTGATGTTGTCAAGAATGAGGTTTTAGTCCGTGGTGTGGAGTCATTTCACAGAGACTATCCCCAACTCTTGTGGTCTTTTGCAAGAGCAAAGGGGAGTGCTTATCCTGACCTTAATGATAAAATTGTCGCATGGTTTTTATCAACTGGCTTAAGTACAAAGCACACAAAAGACTTGTGTCTGTACACTTGGTGCTTTCAAAAACTTGGAATAACAAGTGAGAGTGTTTATCAAGCACTAGAAATGGAGCTCCTACAACGCAATCTTTCCAGAATTAAATTTGAACCGCTGGACCAGCTAGTTTCAggatttgtttttgcaaagagAGGAAACAGGAAATTCTTTGAACATTTGGAGgctgtattcttgaagttcaacttATCCACTTTGAATACTTCTGAAGTTGTTCGCCTTTTAAGGCTGTTTTCAAAAATGGAATTCAAAGTGTCTGAATTTTATCACATTGCAGAGAAAGAGCTACTTCAGCGGGGAAAATCACAAGTTGCTATAAAGGAGATAAGAGAACTGTAA
- the LOC141888752 gene encoding nuclear valosin-containing protein-like isoform X2, which produces MYAMVRDLGRKKQERGAGRNQLSRGAYCLDKRLAPRVKEYLNQFKKGHKPDVEEIVDHLQTTYSEYSRRKRKVFRTAVTKAYYAITKEKEEDKYLQEIEDKFLQRKRNSPGVREPNEDSSNETSDDEKDGDDKSVDSFSDSELSLGDEPVMVVQDTNWMNQSMQAMYKVTSLFSTPEIQGVDGLTSDKSTQDPKSEGAVQGKTIPESGSLPVADNQSTSLAVLDENQAMQSSNMSVSENSSKSSRQRVRSARSNKRKRNNIYNKDRTKTDVAESKKIRKQFKQDAKKTPSEVIDLEPPLSSVKFSDLGGCEETIEQVCKLLVHMKHPEVFRTLGITPPRGFLLHGPPGCGKTLLSHAIAGELGMPFIKLAATEIVSGVSGESEGKLRELFSRAVTHSPCVLFLDEIDAITPKRETASKDMERRIVSQLLTSMDDLNSDPEARVVVIGATNRPDSLDPALRRAGRFDREISMGIPDEKARERILRVQCEKLRLDEDFSFESLARLTPGFVGADLMSLTREAALIAVNRIFQELQRNSQNNCARVENTVQMEEGCNSSGDTKESSVINWLKEQSPLTQDELNTMHIKMDDFRAALVTVQPSAKREGFATIPDVTWDDVGALKDVREELTMAILAPVKYPEEFQTFGLTHPPGILLAGPPGCGKTLLAKAIANESGINFISVKGPELLNMYVGESERAIRQVFQRARNSAPCVIFFDELDALCPRRSDSSESSVSIRVVNQLLTEMDGLEARKQVFIMAATNRPDIIDPAMLRPGRLDKTLYVGLPNEEDREDILRTLTKNGKKPLLLSDVSIKELANDERCQGLSGADLSALVREASMAALRESISARSINHITVYNDLPKDQTPVGVGLRHFAAAFRKVKPSVNKKDQALYAKMKNLTAE; this is translated from the exons ATGTACGCAATGGTGCGAGATTTAGGTCGGAAAAAACAAGAACGTGGAGCCGGCAGAAACCAGCTTTCAAGGGGAGCGTACTGTCTAGATAAACGACTTGCACCACGAGTGAAAGAG TATCTGAACCAGTTTAAGAAAGGTCACAAACCAGATGTTGAAGAGATTGTCGACCATTTGCAGACAACATATAG TGAGTATTCTAGGAGGAAAAGAAAGGTTTTCAGGACAGCTGTCACAAAAG CATACTATGCAATCACTAAAGAGAAAGAGGAAGACAAATATCTTCAAGAAATTGAAGACAAGTTTCTTCAGAGGAAGAGAAATTCACCAGGTGTTAG GGAGCCTAACGAGGACAGCAGTAATGAGACCAGCGATGACGAGAAGGATGGTGATGACAAAAGTGTAGATTCATTTAGTGACAGTGAATTGTCTCTGGGAGACGAGCCAGTAATGGTGGTACAG GACACAAATTGGATGAATCAGTCCATGCAAGCTATGTACAAGGTgacaagtttgttttcaacaccAGAAATCCAGGGAGTAGACGGTTTGACTTCAGATAAGTCAACACAAGATCCAAAGAGTGAGGGTGCAGTACAAG GAAAAACAATTCCAGAAAGTGGTTCTCTTCCTGTTGCTGACAACCAGTCCACTAGTTTAGctgttttggatgaaaatcaAGCGATGCAATCAAGCAACATGAGTGTTTCAGAAAATTCATCCAAATCATCAAGACAGCGTGTTAGATCAGCTAGGAGCAACAAGCGAAAGAGGAATAACATTTACAATAAAGACAGGACAAAAACTGATGTGGCTGAATCTAAGAAGATACGAAAACAATTCAAGCAGGATGCAAAGAAGACACCCAGTGAAGTTATTG ATTTGGAACCACCGCTATCTTCAGTCAAATTTTCTGACCTTGGTGGCTGTGAGGAGACTATAGAACAAGTTTGCAAGCTTTTGGTTCACATGAAGCATCCAGAGGTGTTCCGCACCCTTGGCATCACCCCACCCAGGGGGTTTCTATTGCATGGCCCACCAGGCTGTGGAAAGACCCTTTTGTCTCATGCTATTGCTGGG gAGCTGGGAATGCCATTTATTAAACTTGCAGCAACAGAAATAGTCTCAGGCGTCTCTGGAGAGTCGGAAGGAAAACTTAGAGAACTCTTTTCACGAGCAGTG ACACATTCCCCTTGTGTGTTGTTTCTTGATGAAATTGATGCAATTACACCCAAGAGGGAAACAGCTTCTAAAGACATGGAAAGGCGGATTGTCTCGCAGCTTCTAACATCTATGGACG atcTGAACAGTGATCCTGAAGCTCGTGTGGTTGTGATAGGAGCCACGAACCGGCCAGACTCTCTCGACCCTGCTCTGCGCCGTGCTGGACGGTTTGACAGGGAGATATCAATGGGTATCCCTGATGAGAAGGCAAGAGAAAG GATTCTGCGAGTTCAGTGCGAAAAGCTAAGGTTGGACGAAGATTTCAGTTTTGAATCATTAGCCCGTCTCACCCCTGGATTTGTTGGTGCCGACCTCATGTCTCTGACAAGAGAAGCAGCATTGATTGCGGTGAACAG GATATTTCAAGAACTACAAAGGAATAGTCAGAACAACTGTGCTAGGGTGGAAAATACTGTACAAATGGAGGAAGGATGCAATTCTTCTGGAGATACAAAAGAAAGCTCAG TAATAAACTGGCTGAAGGAACAGTCACCACTGACACAAGATGAACTGAATACAATGCACATAAAGATGGACGATTTTCGG GCAGCGCTTGTAACTGTCCAACCGTCAGCAAAGAGAGAAGGCTTCGCCACTATCCCGGATGTGACATGGGATGATGTTGGCGCACTCAAGGATGTCAGGGAAGAACTTACAATGGCAATATTG GCGCCAGTGAAATACCCCGAGGAATTTCAAACGTTCGGTCTTACACATCCCCCGGGGATACTGTTGGCCGGACCTCCCGGATGCGGCAAAACCCTCCTGGCAAAG GCGATTGCGAATGAATCAGGCATAAACTTCATCTCTGTTAAGGGACCAGAACTGCTGAACATG TATGTTGGTGAAAGCGAGCGAGCAATTAGGCAAGTGTTTCAGAGAGCAAGGAATTCCGCTCCATGTGTGATCTTCTTTGACGAACTGGACGCTTTGTGTCCACGCAGATCGGACAGCTCTGAG TCCAGCGTGAGTATTCGTGTTGTCAATCAATTGCTGACAGAAATGGATGGACTGGAAGCAAGGAAACAGGTGTTCATCATGGCGGCTACAAACAGACCAG atattaTTGACCCAGCTATGTTGAGACCTGGCCGCCTTGATAAAACACTGTATGTTGGTTTGCCGAACGAGGAAGACAGAGAAGACATTTTGAGAACGCTCACAAAG aatgGCAAGAAACCGCTCTTGTTATCAGATGTAAGCATCAAAGAGCTTGCGAACGACGAAAGATGTCAAGGGCTATC GGGTGCCGATTTGTCGGCCTTGGTGCGAGAGGCCAGTATGGCGGCTTTGCGAGAAAGTATTAGCGCTCGCTCCATCAATCACATCACGGTTTACAATGACCTACCCAAGGATCAGACCCCTGTGGGGGTAGGTTTGCGGCATTTTGCTGCGGCCTTTCGAAAAGTGAAACCTTCAGTTAATAAAAAG GATCAAGCTTTGTATGccaaaatgaagaatttaactGCAGAGTGA
- the LOC141888752 gene encoding nuclear valosin-containing protein-like isoform X1: MYAMVRDLGRKKQERGAGRNQLSRGAYCLDKRLAPRVKEYLNQFKKGHKPDVEEIVDHLQTTYSEYSRRKRKVFRTAVTKAYYAITKEKEEDKYLQEIEDKFLQRKRNSPGVREPNEDSSNETSDDEKDGDDKSVDSFSDSELSLGDEPVMVVQVQDTNWMNQSMQAMYKVTSLFSTPEIQGVDGLTSDKSTQDPKSEGAVQGKTIPESGSLPVADNQSTSLAVLDENQAMQSSNMSVSENSSKSSRQRVRSARSNKRKRNNIYNKDRTKTDVAESKKIRKQFKQDAKKTPSEVIDLEPPLSSVKFSDLGGCEETIEQVCKLLVHMKHPEVFRTLGITPPRGFLLHGPPGCGKTLLSHAIAGELGMPFIKLAATEIVSGVSGESEGKLRELFSRAVTHSPCVLFLDEIDAITPKRETASKDMERRIVSQLLTSMDDLNSDPEARVVVIGATNRPDSLDPALRRAGRFDREISMGIPDEKARERILRVQCEKLRLDEDFSFESLARLTPGFVGADLMSLTREAALIAVNRIFQELQRNSQNNCARVENTVQMEEGCNSSGDTKESSVINWLKEQSPLTQDELNTMHIKMDDFRAALVTVQPSAKREGFATIPDVTWDDVGALKDVREELTMAILAPVKYPEEFQTFGLTHPPGILLAGPPGCGKTLLAKAIANESGINFISVKGPELLNMYVGESERAIRQVFQRARNSAPCVIFFDELDALCPRRSDSSESSVSIRVVNQLLTEMDGLEARKQVFIMAATNRPDIIDPAMLRPGRLDKTLYVGLPNEEDREDILRTLTKNGKKPLLLSDVSIKELANDERCQGLSGADLSALVREASMAALRESISARSINHITVYNDLPKDQTPVGVGLRHFAAAFRKVKPSVNKKDQALYAKMKNLTAE; encoded by the exons ATGTACGCAATGGTGCGAGATTTAGGTCGGAAAAAACAAGAACGTGGAGCCGGCAGAAACCAGCTTTCAAGGGGAGCGTACTGTCTAGATAAACGACTTGCACCACGAGTGAAAGAG TATCTGAACCAGTTTAAGAAAGGTCACAAACCAGATGTTGAAGAGATTGTCGACCATTTGCAGACAACATATAG TGAGTATTCTAGGAGGAAAAGAAAGGTTTTCAGGACAGCTGTCACAAAAG CATACTATGCAATCACTAAAGAGAAAGAGGAAGACAAATATCTTCAAGAAATTGAAGACAAGTTTCTTCAGAGGAAGAGAAATTCACCAGGTGTTAG GGAGCCTAACGAGGACAGCAGTAATGAGACCAGCGATGACGAGAAGGATGGTGATGACAAAAGTGTAGATTCATTTAGTGACAGTGAATTGTCTCTGGGAGACGAGCCAGTAATGGTGGTACAGGTAc AGGACACAAATTGGATGAATCAGTCCATGCAAGCTATGTACAAGGTgacaagtttgttttcaacaccAGAAATCCAGGGAGTAGACGGTTTGACTTCAGATAAGTCAACACAAGATCCAAAGAGTGAGGGTGCAGTACAAG GAAAAACAATTCCAGAAAGTGGTTCTCTTCCTGTTGCTGACAACCAGTCCACTAGTTTAGctgttttggatgaaaatcaAGCGATGCAATCAAGCAACATGAGTGTTTCAGAAAATTCATCCAAATCATCAAGACAGCGTGTTAGATCAGCTAGGAGCAACAAGCGAAAGAGGAATAACATTTACAATAAAGACAGGACAAAAACTGATGTGGCTGAATCTAAGAAGATACGAAAACAATTCAAGCAGGATGCAAAGAAGACACCCAGTGAAGTTATTG ATTTGGAACCACCGCTATCTTCAGTCAAATTTTCTGACCTTGGTGGCTGTGAGGAGACTATAGAACAAGTTTGCAAGCTTTTGGTTCACATGAAGCATCCAGAGGTGTTCCGCACCCTTGGCATCACCCCACCCAGGGGGTTTCTATTGCATGGCCCACCAGGCTGTGGAAAGACCCTTTTGTCTCATGCTATTGCTGGG gAGCTGGGAATGCCATTTATTAAACTTGCAGCAACAGAAATAGTCTCAGGCGTCTCTGGAGAGTCGGAAGGAAAACTTAGAGAACTCTTTTCACGAGCAGTG ACACATTCCCCTTGTGTGTTGTTTCTTGATGAAATTGATGCAATTACACCCAAGAGGGAAACAGCTTCTAAAGACATGGAAAGGCGGATTGTCTCGCAGCTTCTAACATCTATGGACG atcTGAACAGTGATCCTGAAGCTCGTGTGGTTGTGATAGGAGCCACGAACCGGCCAGACTCTCTCGACCCTGCTCTGCGCCGTGCTGGACGGTTTGACAGGGAGATATCAATGGGTATCCCTGATGAGAAGGCAAGAGAAAG GATTCTGCGAGTTCAGTGCGAAAAGCTAAGGTTGGACGAAGATTTCAGTTTTGAATCATTAGCCCGTCTCACCCCTGGATTTGTTGGTGCCGACCTCATGTCTCTGACAAGAGAAGCAGCATTGATTGCGGTGAACAG GATATTTCAAGAACTACAAAGGAATAGTCAGAACAACTGTGCTAGGGTGGAAAATACTGTACAAATGGAGGAAGGATGCAATTCTTCTGGAGATACAAAAGAAAGCTCAG TAATAAACTGGCTGAAGGAACAGTCACCACTGACACAAGATGAACTGAATACAATGCACATAAAGATGGACGATTTTCGG GCAGCGCTTGTAACTGTCCAACCGTCAGCAAAGAGAGAAGGCTTCGCCACTATCCCGGATGTGACATGGGATGATGTTGGCGCACTCAAGGATGTCAGGGAAGAACTTACAATGGCAATATTG GCGCCAGTGAAATACCCCGAGGAATTTCAAACGTTCGGTCTTACACATCCCCCGGGGATACTGTTGGCCGGACCTCCCGGATGCGGCAAAACCCTCCTGGCAAAG GCGATTGCGAATGAATCAGGCATAAACTTCATCTCTGTTAAGGGACCAGAACTGCTGAACATG TATGTTGGTGAAAGCGAGCGAGCAATTAGGCAAGTGTTTCAGAGAGCAAGGAATTCCGCTCCATGTGTGATCTTCTTTGACGAACTGGACGCTTTGTGTCCACGCAGATCGGACAGCTCTGAG TCCAGCGTGAGTATTCGTGTTGTCAATCAATTGCTGACAGAAATGGATGGACTGGAAGCAAGGAAACAGGTGTTCATCATGGCGGCTACAAACAGACCAG atattaTTGACCCAGCTATGTTGAGACCTGGCCGCCTTGATAAAACACTGTATGTTGGTTTGCCGAACGAGGAAGACAGAGAAGACATTTTGAGAACGCTCACAAAG aatgGCAAGAAACCGCTCTTGTTATCAGATGTAAGCATCAAAGAGCTTGCGAACGACGAAAGATGTCAAGGGCTATC GGGTGCCGATTTGTCGGCCTTGGTGCGAGAGGCCAGTATGGCGGCTTTGCGAGAAAGTATTAGCGCTCGCTCCATCAATCACATCACGGTTTACAATGACCTACCCAAGGATCAGACCCCTGTGGGGGTAGGTTTGCGGCATTTTGCTGCGGCCTTTCGAAAAGTGAAACCTTCAGTTAATAAAAAG GATCAAGCTTTGTATGccaaaatgaagaatttaactGCAGAGTGA
- the LOC141888761 gene encoding mitochondrial basic amino acids transporter-like yields MALDFMAGCLGGLSGIVVGHPFDTVKIRLQTQVTKRYAGTVNCFAQIVKQETVFGLYKGMLSPLAGVGVINAIIFGIQGNLLRILEPGLPSQCIAGGIAGAVQSVVCCPLELAKTRAQVQQLGFRPHKKYHGSFDCLQEIFRRNGVRGCYKGMTLTILRETPSFAIYFGTFELFCASMTPHGSSIDCISPLGLLFAGGMSGIASWFFTYPIDIIKSRFQADGDGKDRKYHSIMDCIKKTYRIGGLRAFSQGLTATIARAFPTNAATFATVTITLRLARNYEKQLDLS; encoded by the exons atgGCATTGGACTTCATGGCAGGCTGTCTCGGAG GCCTGTCTGGTATTGTGGTTGGACATCCGTTTGATACAGTGAAG ATTCGCCTTCAGACGCAAGTAACAAAACGATACGCAGGAACTGTAAACTGTTTTGCGCAAATCGTAAAGCAAGAAACA GTATTTGGTTTATATAAAGGCATGTTGTCTCCTTTGGCTGGAGTAGGCGTCATAAATGCTATTATCTTTGGTATCCAAGGTAATCTTTTACGCATTTTGGAACCAGGATTGCCTAGCCAGTGCATTGCAGGTGGGATTGCAGGAGCTGTTCAGTCAGTTGTTTGTTGTCCACTGGAGTTGGCAAAAACCCGTGCCCAAGTTCAACAATTGGGGTTTAGACCCCACAAGAAGTACCATGGATCATTTGACTGCTTGCAGGAGATCTTCCGGCGAAATGGAGTAAGAGGCTGTTACAAAGGCATGAcattgaccattttgcgaGAAACACCCAGCTTTGCAATTTACTTTGGAACATTTGAACTATTTTGTGCGTCAATGACCCCTCATGGTAGTAGCATAGATTGCATAAGTCCTTTAGGACTTCTCTTTGCTGGAGGAATGAGTGGCATTGCATCCTGGTTTTTTACATATCCTATAGATATTATTAAGTCAAGATTTCAGGCAGATGGTGATGGAAAAGATAGAAAATATCACAGCATAATGGATTGCATTAAAAAGACTTACAGAATAGGTGGTCTGCGCGCATTTTCACAAGGATTGACTGCAACCATTGCCCGAGCATTTCCAACCAATGCTGCAACATTTGCAACTGTGACAATAACACTTAGACTTGCACGAAACTATGAAAAGCAGCTGGACCtgagctaa